The following DNA comes from Rosa rugosa chromosome 5, drRosRugo1.1, whole genome shotgun sequence.
TTTAGTGCTGTTTATAGGAGGGTGAAATCACATAGGGGGCGGACTAATATAGAAGGTGAAAGTAGTGGGAAGGGAGAAGGATCTTCACAAATTTCCAACACTAGTGACCAAAATCTCATTGCTGCAGTGGACTGCCGTGACGATTCAATTGATGGAGCTCGTAGGACACGGTCCATGGGGTTGAAGGCATCTACCTGTGATGCAAGTAGTGTGGACCATGATCTCAAGTTAAGTCAAGGCCATGAGCCTAGGTATACATTCAGAAGTGCCCAGAACAACACTCTGCACAAATGTCATTTTCAGAATGAAGAACAGGGATCAAGTTCAAGGACAGCAGTGGGGTTGAGATCTACTAGAAACAGAAGGAGTTATTATGATCATGACATGCATCCAATAGATAAAAGGAAGTCGCATCAATCAACGAGGAAAGGAACATGGTTGATGTTGTCCGCACATGAGGAGAGCTCACGATATATTCCCCAGTTGGGGGATGAAGTTGTCTATTTGAGACAGGTTTCTATATTTATTGCTCCTccctttttgttctttttatttcttttattttttgttcttgGGGTGGGTTGTTTGGTTTTGGCATGGACTCGGAATGACGTGTCCAACCTAGTGTCGTATGAGCTACGAAAACAGCCTCCCTAAACAGGGGATTAGCTGAAGACAGCCTCTCCTCTATGGTTTTAGTTTGGATTTTGGCATATGAAGGTCATTTTTCACttaacttttattttatttttctttttttccaggGGCATCAGGAGTATTTTGATCTTGGTAGGTTGAGAGAAGACCCACCTTGGGCATTTATAAAGCAAAGAATAAGAGCTGTGGAATTTTGTAAAGTTCAAGACCTAGAGTATTCTTTACTTCCAGGGTCTGGGGATAGCTGCTGTAAATTGACCCTTGAATTTGTagatccttcatctgatgtttaCTGCAAATCTTTCAAAATGACTCTGCCTGAAGTTACTGGTTTCCCCGATTTCATTGTTGAAAGAACTCGCTATGTTGCTGCAATTGGGAAAAAATGGTCATGTAGGGATAAGTGCAAAGTCTGGTGGAAAAATGacggtgatgatgatggtggttGGTGGGATGGCCGGGTTGTGCTTATTCAGCCCAAATCTCCCGAATTTCCAGACAGTCCATGGGAAACGTGTACGGTTCTGTACAGGACTGTTCCTAAAGAGACACAGCTACATAGTCCTTGGGAGCTTTTTGATACCAATACTCAATGGGTTCAGCCTCAGATTGATGATAAGAGCAAAAACAAGCTGCATTCTGCCTTTGCCAAACTAGAGAAATTAGCTAGCAGTCGTCAGGTAGTAAGGCAaacccttttttgttttttgttctccaaaaagaaaattttgactATAACTGCATTGCGGCAAACTAGTTGAAGACTtagttttctcaaatttgtaTGTACAATTCAGGATTCGTTAGGGATTAATAAATTGAAGCAGCTTCAGGAGAAGCCGAAGTTCACAAATTGGTATATATTCTTAATCCCCTTTACGTATATTGAATCGAATCTTATGGAATATGTTTGGTACTATATGGGGCTTTGAAATGTAATTTGTCTTTTGGAATTGTCTCAGGTGTGCAGTTCCAATATCTCTTGACCTGATCCAGAGTAGGTTAGAAAACGACTATTATCGAAGTTTGGAAGCACTGAAGCATGACTTTAAAGTAATGTTGTTAGATGCGCAAGCCTATGTAGAAAGCCATGCGGAGTCTTCAGGCAAAACGAAACGGACAGCAGATAAAGAGTTTCTAGAGAAACTCAAATGCCTATCAGGCTGGTTCACAGAGACAATTTCGTCCCTGTAGCTGACCATCTGgctcttttcatttttcatttttttttttgtagatatTTTACCTTCAGATCTTTAGAGGGTTTTTCCTTTTGTACCCTATGTTCAATTTTGGAAATGGATTAAATCCTTTGGATATCCTTAGAAGCAAGTGTAAATTTTCCACCAGAGAATTCATTTTTGTACAGATTTGATAGTATCATTTATTAACAATAACAAAGGAAAAACACCATTTTCATCTTACTTCATCTGGGCTATATCGCCACCACTCGCCAGGACGCCAGGTTTGAACTGTCAACGATCTTCTCTTTCATTTCAGTGTTGATGAGAAAAAATTTTGTTTATCGACTCCCCTTGATCAGTTTCACTCTTGCACTCTTCTTTTTAACATGAGATTAGATGTTTACATTAGTAACCTTTAGGACTCAATTTCATTCTCCATTCATCTAGAGAATTCTTTTGATTTGTTGCGGTTCATTCTCCACCTTTGTTGTCAAATCGAGCTGTTAGATTTGTCCTATTTATTACCTCTTTACTGACCATCTTCAAATTATCTCACATGAGGATTAGTTCTTTTATCGAGTTGTATTGATCTCATGATTAGTCGATAAAATGGCTTTGGGGTTAGCCGAATTTTTCGTTCGGGAATTGAACAAAAGCCGGTGGAGAACTgagaaaattcttctatgcaccgGCCGGAACACCTATAAGCTGACAACTGAAGGCCACATTGACAAATCAAATAGATGGGAAAATCAGGATACTATTCTAGCAAAAATGAAGTACCTGTTAATTTCAATTGATGGTTTATACACATGCAAACCTAAACCAAGGGATACAAATACTGGTGCTTGGAATGAAAGAGCAACTCAGGGCTCATACAGCGCAGCTTAAATTTCTGCTACACAATAAACCTTAACCCAATTACAAAAATACACCAGAACTAATTCCCAGCACAACTAGATTTTTTGGGTCAACAGCACAATATTAGCTACAGACGAAAAGGGCATAAAAGAAAGAAGGGGAAAACTCAAAGATCAGTCATATTTTCATTCATATTCGCAGAAATGCCTCCATTACAGAATATAAGGATAGATCATCAGCTAGGTACAGCTGAAATTACTGAGGTGTCCCAAGGACTTACAAAAGATGAAAGTAAGCTAACTGGATTGCCAATGCAATTGGGCCTAGAAGAGAATGGGCTATGTCAGATGTAATCTGGTCCTAACGCACAACTAGAATCACATTAGTCCCTCCACCTGTAGCCACAGTTGGggttgcagcaaacaaagaacaAAGTCATCCCCTCCTCTCCTCTAGCAGTTGCCTGCACAGGTAATAGAACTTGTACATTAGAAACACTTCTAATATCTTACACACCTTGAACCAGAAAAAATTGTTTAAGATAGCTAGGAACTTTAAATATGACTACTCAATGAGTGCAATCATGTGGAGTAAAAAATATGTATGAAGTACAATCTGACTGTTCACTGTAAAGTGTAGATGTATGAACCATATATATGGACATGAAAGGCTGGAGTTACACAAACCCCATAAGAAGAAGAGAGATAAACAATTGTGACTTTCGTATGTTATAGTGGTGGCAACTACTCAAATGCCAAGTGACCACTGATCCCTCTAGAGTAACTTGAACCAGAAATAAACAGACAAAGTGATATGATGTATTGAGAGAGAACCATAACTTTGTCGAAGATAAATCTTTTTCCCCGATGCATTACTAAAACATAGATTGTTAAAGGTTATATCTGTTAAAATTCTTTCCAGATGCATTACTACAAGATCTTATATCTATTAGATGTCGTTGCAGATGCATTACAAAAGTAGCTAAACCAGCCTTCACGTTGAAAAATTAGTAAGTCTATATTATATTCTAAGTCGCATGGAAATACAACAGTTAAATGGTAAAGACTCAAAGCATTAACAGTTGAAATTTCAACTGACAGACTTAGAAGATGTTATGTGTGTTATTAACAGATACTCTAACCTCCGGTCTCTTTGCATCTAACCAAGAACAAAGTGAACTGAAATAGCACAAGTAAACATAAAATTCACAACAGCATCTAAAGAATGAGCATTTAACCTGAAAGAAGACAGCTTCTCCATGCTTGCACTGAGCACAGCGCACAGCTTTTGTGCGAGGTAGAGTTGGATCTGCAGCTACATCTTGCAAGATTTGAGTGCGTTCCCCAACCGAGTGGTGTATCTCATTTCTGTAGACACAGTTGTTATCAGCAACCTCCTGCAAAACAACATGTAAACTCTAATAAGAAAATGTATATAATGGTTGAGGAATCAGAAATGACAAAATCCTTCAGCATAGAAGATAGTAGGAGCAAATAGTAACAATAGACTGAAAGTAGAATTTAGAAGGTAACTCCATATGAGACTTCAAGCATCTTCCTCAGGTGTTTACTGAAGTGACTATTGAGCTTATAAACTCAGCCTAGAAATAtttacaaattttcagctaaccgataaagaaaagaaaagaaaaaattgattaGTAGCAAACCGAATGACCCTCCAAGAAAAGTTGGTCAGCCACAGATAGTACAGATGGGGAATTTTCAATGGCAAAAACATGAAGAAAACCCTTTATCAAAAAAACTTGAGTAAAAGCTAGAGCCTTGGATTATGTCAAGTAATTATGTCAATCCTAAAAGAGTAAAGCCAACTGAAACAtatttgcaaattttcagcatgACCCAAAAAGCAAAAAGATGAAGTATACCAAACTCAATAACCCTTCAAGTGATCAACGGAAcatgggtaaaaaaaaaagaaaaaggatggaGAATTTTCAATGCACTTCACAAAAACCCTTCATTGCGAAAACTTGGGTGAAAGTTAGAACCTTTGTACTTATGTCAATTACAGGAAATTGGGGAACCCACATTTTTCATTAGGGTTTTTGCAATTCTCACACACAGCAACCAAAAATCAAAAGagcaaaaaagagagagagagaatgagcgACCTGGTGATCGCAATTGCGGCACGCGTAGAGGAGAATCTTCTGGTCCTTGTCCTCCTTGGGGTAGAGAATGTTGTTGCTGCAAAAACGCGAAAACCCCATTTACAAATTAGAATCAAAATTTCACAAAAACGAAAgtgagggtttagggtttagaccATTCGCGGCAAAACTTCATGGTACTCATCTTGCAAAGGCTTTGGGTTTTCGAGAAGaagctctcttcttctttctgtttgacAAGATTTCCAGAAGCTCCCtctgctctctttctctctctctcgtttcaaGGGCCCTTATTTGATATTTGTTGCAATTTTAAGGGTAAATCGTCGAAAAGGCTAATATTTGCTAAGGCGCGGTAAAATATTCAGGACATTTTATTTACCCTTGAAACTAAAATAACCCAATCTTTcttaattgtttttcttttgacaAATGACAATTTTTTTAACATTATTATGATTGCATCCTTAGTTGAGTTTGTAAATGAAAAATGCTAGGAAAAAATGGTGTGTTGGCTACGTTTAGAGTTTGATATCTTGGGTTCATATAATTTTTATAACCATTTGCGTACGATTGGACATAAACTTCCATAACTATAATCTAAATTAGAAATGAACAAAGAATATTAGTTGAAAATCGTATAAAATAGAATCCTCTAAGGCATGTATATTGTGTCATGTGTAATATGAGCTTATTGAAATGTAATTGATATGATATTGGTTGTTCTTGGATTTTATGTGATATTAATGGATAAATATACCTGAATTGTTTTTTAGGTTATCAAAGTAATTGTATGTCCACATTATTTTTCAAAAAGTACATGACAGTCTTGTACATGGAACATATGAGATATTTGAAGGAATTAAATATACacaaagcaaaaagaaaattgttaaTTTAGAGTAAAGAATGAAAATCATTTCCTTGTTATTGTCTCTTTTTACAAGAAAGTTATTGTTTTGTTCGTGATTCAATTTCACGAACCAAACAAAATCTAAACGAAAAtacttaaaaaaaatacaatgaaTACAGATAAATTGCTACTATACTACTTGTAATAGTTAAGTCACCAACTCATGGGAGTGTTTCTCCATAGTGTGAAAGTCATTAATGAAAGACTAATTTGGTAGAAAATTGGCCATTGAATCATCAATCATATATATCTAATTAAGCAACCAAACTAATCACACTAATCGCTTATTCAGACAATGACAAAAGTTCAAACTCTATATTTCAGAATCTCATGGCCAAAACACGCCAAGATTCTCTATTTCATTGGGGTTACGGCATAAAGACGCCGACATAAGTTTGTTAGAAATTGCTAATAACAGAAAGACGACCTAGCTTTATAACTTTTAATCAAATTATTAACTTTTTTATGTATGGCTTAGCAAAATAAAACCCGGGAGTATctaaacatatatatgtattcaTTCATTTTACCTTAACTTTACATCAATCACACATACTCGTCAAGGTGTGCAACGATTACAAACGTTAGTCGACTTTttactctgctagggtttctttgCCCTAGTCGTCCGAACTGATCGAGCTTGCGAAGAGATGGCAGAGGAAACAGTGGCTCCTCCTACACCTTTTGAGGAGGCTATTGTCAGCCTTGTTGAAGGAGAAGATGCAATTCACGATTCATTTTCTACCTCTGTGGCCGGTTGTTGTCTAAGAAGGCGGAGGTGATCCCGACGTTCTCGGCGACGATCTCCAACGTGTGGGGACTAAGTGAGAGAATTTTTATCcgacaggaggaggaggagatctTCATCTTCCAATTCAAGGATAGGGACGTGAAGGATCGGATTctctcgggggggggggggggggggtccatGGTTTTACAACAATTCCATGTTGCAGCTGGCCGACTATGACGGCGTTTCTGCTCTCAAGGCGCCTCCGCTGCACCTCCTTGAGGTATAGGTGGCGGTGAAGGGTTTGCGCATTGCTATGCCCAATGAGAAGGGCATAGCGAGTGTGATTAAGTTTCTAtaagtcttctatgacgtttctattttcttgtttgtaccacaattgcgtgcttgacaagtgagggctagttgaatgatttctttttgTAGGAGGCGAAGCTTTGTCATTCTTGGATAGGCTTGCTTAAATAGTTAAATGTGAGCTTTCCAATTATTTTAATTAGTTTGTTTTAGCTTACATAAGTTTTACCGGATTTTCTTGGTGGAATTCTTGTGTAAGCTTTGGTTACATCGTAAAATTATAAAAGGGATGAAACGACCGCGTTTCATATTAAAGAGCCGCCAAGGTATCTTCTTTCTCCATTATTCTTTTCCTTgcgtttattattttttcttgttgTAAATTCTTTACCTTTAATTTCCCTAATTCCTCTTTTCCGCACAACAATTTCTGAGTAGATCGGCCGAGGAGGAAGGTCTTATGATTTTAATTTCAATGCTTTTAGGGTTCTCGATTATATTTCAATTGAAATTTTGGGTCTTTTTCCTGAAACAATATTCCTGTACTCGGCTCAAGTAGTTTGAGCCTTTTGATTGCATATTTTCTTTAGCTGAATTTTAGTTCAAATTGAAATTAATGCTGCACAAGGAACAATTGAGGTGAAACAACTGTCCAAGAAAATTTTGTGctaaatttttttgttaatttacagtttaaaaatattatgatccaatgcaatttttttcttcttcttacctGAATCTGTATGGTAGCATGATTCTTGTAGAGAATTGTATTGCtttcgtctttttttttttttcgaaccATTTAACTGGTTTTAGTTCTACATTAGAGTTTTCAACATGATCTTGGTTTATGTGGATTGATATAGCAGTTTGAATCTTCTTGTGGCAGCACCACGTAACTTCAACCTACCCAATTTGAGATTTGCTACTCTTTTGCCTCTTTACTCCCAATTTGTTCTTGATATTCACTGtcatttttttattatgttgcAGAACATAATGACTAGTTATTATGGCAAGAGGAAAatactaagagcaagttcatccGTTGAGGTCACTGGATCAATAGTTCAAtactattcactattttttgtcttttatttccaccatctaggttactggtgtttggacccaaaatgaacattttggcctgacaaggcatgtgttggagaaattgagccaatgtcagtggctcaagctatatattgtcgacaagttcgaaatatatatttagaggctaaataaagcctactatggaagtatgacaagtcaactttagcatattttcctacttcggctaggaaaaaccgagctagacaaggaaggaggggtggcagactaaccaaatgaaatcaaaatgtgctgaaactttccagatccattctagacagcccaaggataatttcttatgaagagtgcaagagctttttttgagtggaaggccttcaaacaatcagcccaattttctacagaagcaaaactggaaaactggacctgtaagagatccagcagcattttcggcccaaccacatggaataaaaatctgaaaatttgtcaggatgatctaaactcatagtggaacatttcatatgcaGAAGTCGAAGggatataatgaagtcttgttggagaaataattgaaggaataaaggggcagaaactgacctaaaaccagctcaatattcacatgttcatgtttcctacccacatgaagaaagctagatgcttttctctttttccttggatatatttttcttagacaatctctttaatagatcatcatcacttccatgtttttgcaccttcatgccttgctttcatttcatcatttctctatcttttccatattttacaaatcactttcatactccactttcattatttttcttccactcatcatttcactcttctttttcttccctatataaacaccttctcttctcattctaaaagacacattcacaacacaacaacaacatctctaagatgatctaagttctctctagagcaaacctctctaagagcaactcctctccttctctttctcttagcggtgatcacactcctagtcctagtcttctcagaagccgactttcagtgccaccaaaccctctgtcaacgtgcttcggtcctagtctcctcgggagccgacggtagtgccgcgaccacaacggttacagaaccagccaagcaagggtaacgccctagcaacccagccaagctaaagtcacgctttagcaagatctcaatacttcccggtgatttcgctctgctcaatctgcaaaattgagtatcgacttgtgaacaagaagaaacttcagcaaagtcctcaccacgaggcacaaagaatcccacgacgaggttggtgctctcctcgtctacaatcgcttgaaaagaagtcaggtcaagggacacccccgacgaccgcacccgaacggtgctgacacgcccgcgcagaaaagagactgttgaccagctgcagcaaaattggagccaaacaactggGTCAGATACCGTTCACAAAAGGTCAAATTGACCTAGAAAGTGACCCAGAGTgaccttttgtgaacagtatctgacccAGTGACCTAGATggtggtgtttggctccaattttgctgcagctggtcaacagtctcttttctgcgcggacgtgccagcaccgttcgggtgcggtcgtcgggggtgtcccttgacctgacttctttcaagcaattgtggacgaggagagcaccaacctcgtcgtgggattctttgtgcctcgtggtgaggacttttgctgagcttcttgaaaatcaccaaatcgatactcgatgttgtagatcgagcagagcgagaaccaccgggaagtgaggagaacttgctaaagcgtgactttagcttggctgggttgctagggcgttacccttgcttggctggttctgtaaccgttgtggtcgcggcaataccgtcggctcccgaggagactaggaccgaagcacgttgacagagggtttggtggcactgaaagtcggcttctgagaagactaggactaggagtgagatcaccgctaagagaaagagaaagagaggagttgctcttagagaggtttgctctagagagaacttagatcatcttagagatgttgttgttgaatgtgaatgtgtgaattgtgtttcaatgtaacctctatttataggctaccatgccaactactttggcattaaacaaatgaaagtggagcactaattggagataagggaggtggaggtgtaggtggagcactaataggaatgatgaatttgggagataagggaggtggagatggaggtggagcactaataggaatgatgaatttgggagataaggaagcactttcggctcctttattccttcatgtatatctccatcagaaattcagattctggccatgatgtcttcataaaaaatgttccactatgaatctagatcatgctgaccaaatttcagagctttcttccatgtggttgggccgaaaatgctgctggacctcttacaggtccagttttccagttttgcttctgtagaaaattgggctgattgtttgaaggtcttccactcaaaaaaagctcttgcactcttcataagaaatgatccttgggctgtctagaatggatctggaaagtttcagcacatttcgatttcatttggttagtctgccacccctccttccttgtctagctcggtttttcctagccgaagtaggaaaatatgctaaagttgacttgtcatacttccatagtaggcttt
Coding sequences within:
- the LOC133710277 gene encoding DNA-directed RNA polymerases II, IV and V subunit 9A, with amino-acid sequence MSTMKFCRECNNILYPKEDKDQKILLYACRNCDHQEVADNNCVYRNEIHHSVGERTQILQDVAADPTLPRTKAVRCAQCKHGEAVFFQATARGEEGMTLFFVCCNPNCGYRWRD